The Prosthecobacter sp. genome window below encodes:
- a CDS encoding sodium/solute symporter (Members of the Solute:Sodium Symporter (SSS), TC 2.A.21 as described in tcdb.org, catalyze solute:Na+ symport. Known solutes for members of the family include sugars, amino acids, nucleosides, inositols, vitamins, urea or anions, depending on the system.), which yields MTHHFSWLDYTIFGVYLVATTVVGLMAGGKGKTLSDYFLAGRGVNRYVVAMTVLASLFSGISYIATPAEMYLNGIGFSFVLLSFFIATPFTAVFLMPFFYNARYFTAYHFFQDRFGLSVRLLASGLFILRVSLWLGGAIFAPALAIGAVTGLPLPFTILSTGLISTLYTMKGGMKAVIWTDVMQLGVLFGGQFLIMLVAAGMVDGGFAGAWDTAKAAGKLDLNFSLDPQARITVWAALIGGTFLNLVQMATDQVSVQRYLTAGSLRDAQRALWIKLWMFVPVFLIFLGTGFVLHAFYQQHGDPIAAGLIQRADQILPYFVITQLPSGLPGLLVAAIFAASMSTVSAGVNSLTSATLCDFYQTLEKDKVPEAVQVRRARWWTLIYGVLVTMFAFVISQFQTNLVESINVIMGVIGGPMLGLFLLGMFTKKADQRGAIIGCVVGLASSLYFYFHVSFLWITMFSAIVTMITGHVTSGRFAKPSVPHQ from the coding sequence ATGACGCATCATTTCTCCTGGCTCGACTACACCATCTTCGGCGTCTATCTCGTTGCCACGACGGTTGTCGGCCTGATGGCTGGAGGCAAGGGGAAGACGCTCTCCGATTACTTCCTCGCTGGCCGCGGTGTGAACCGCTACGTCGTTGCCATGACGGTGCTCGCGTCGCTGTTTTCCGGCATCAGCTACATCGCGACACCGGCGGAGATGTATCTGAACGGCATCGGTTTCTCCTTTGTCCTCCTGTCATTCTTCATTGCCACGCCCTTCACCGCCGTGTTCCTGATGCCGTTTTTCTACAACGCGCGCTATTTCACGGCCTACCACTTTTTTCAGGATCGCTTCGGCCTTTCCGTCCGGCTGCTGGCGTCAGGACTCTTCATCTTGCGTGTGTCACTGTGGCTGGGCGGGGCGATCTTTGCGCCAGCGCTGGCGATCGGAGCCGTCACTGGATTGCCGCTGCCTTTCACCATCCTCAGCACCGGCCTCATCTCCACCCTCTACACCATGAAGGGCGGCATGAAGGCCGTGATCTGGACGGATGTCATGCAACTCGGCGTGCTTTTTGGCGGGCAGTTCCTCATCATGCTCGTGGCGGCTGGCATGGTGGACGGCGGCTTCGCCGGAGCATGGGACACAGCGAAGGCGGCAGGAAAGCTGGATTTGAATTTTTCGCTCGATCCCCAGGCGCGCATCACCGTATGGGCAGCGCTCATTGGCGGCACCTTCCTCAATCTCGTGCAAATGGCCACCGACCAGGTCTCCGTGCAGCGCTACCTCACAGCGGGCAGCCTGCGCGACGCGCAACGCGCGCTCTGGATCAAGCTGTGGATGTTTGTCCCTGTCTTTCTGATCTTCCTCGGCACGGGCTTTGTGCTCCATGCCTTCTACCAACAGCACGGTGACCCGATTGCCGCCGGACTCATCCAGAGGGCAGACCAGATTCTCCCCTACTTCGTGATCACGCAGCTCCCCTCCGGCCTGCCTGGCCTGCTCGTTGCCGCCATCTTCGCCGCCAGCATGTCCACCGTCTCCGCCGGGGTGAACTCGCTTACTTCGGCGACACTCTGCGACTTTTACCAGACCCTGGAGAAGGACAAAGTCCCCGAAGCCGTGCAGGTGCGCCGCGCACGCTGGTGGACGCTGATCTATGGCGTCCTCGTGACCATGTTCGCCTTTGTCATCTCCCAGTTTCAGACAAATCTGGTCGAATCCATCAACGTCATCATGGGCGTCATCGGTGGACCGATGTTAGGGCTGTTCCTTCTCGGCATGTTCACCAAGAAAGCGGACCAGCGAGGTGCCATCATAGGCTGCGTCGTTGGCCTGGCCTCAAGCCTCTATTTCTATTTCCACGTTTCCTTCCTCTGGATCACGATGTTCAGCGCCATTGTGACCATGATCACTGGTCATGTCACATCCGGCCGATTTGCGAAACCGTCAGTCCCCCATCAATGA
- a CDS encoding kelch repeat-containing protein gives MTARPTLMTRALCLSLTAAFAASHAGEWEALPSMPEPNGGFFCGVAHGKICVVGGTNWEGGKKNWLKAVRAYDPMTRTWTKLKDLENPVAYGAVLRDGDVFAYVGGSDGKQAVKTLASIEEKMSPVHLPGLPASVVSIAGGSVGNRHIIAGGTDDALNVAGVQRATHAIEFVAGSWKVGKLADYPGKPFSTAASAVVGDELLIFGGMNYVEATQQVVNTTEAYAFSPEKNVWRRLKPLVIARRGMCAVALDEGLVYLAGGYAEEFTTDAFIYDAKTDSYRPAKSLPYAAMVSLVKHDGFVYCLGGEDKKQSRTDKFFRIPLAELK, from the coding sequence ATGACCGCACGACCGACCCTGATGACAAGAGCACTCTGTCTTAGCCTCACTGCTGCATTCGCCGCCAGTCATGCTGGTGAATGGGAGGCGCTGCCTTCGATGCCGGAGCCGAATGGGGGATTCTTCTGCGGCGTGGCGCATGGGAAAATCTGCGTCGTGGGTGGCACAAACTGGGAAGGCGGGAAGAAGAACTGGCTCAAGGCGGTTCGAGCGTATGATCCCATGACGAGAACTTGGACAAAGCTCAAAGACCTTGAAAATCCGGTGGCCTACGGTGCCGTGCTTCGAGACGGCGACGTTTTTGCCTACGTTGGCGGAAGTGATGGCAAGCAGGCGGTCAAAACGCTTGCAAGCATTGAAGAAAAGATGTCGCCAGTTCATCTGCCCGGACTGCCTGCTTCGGTCGTTTCGATCGCAGGGGGATCTGTGGGAAACCGACACATCATCGCTGGCGGCACTGACGACGCCTTGAATGTGGCAGGGGTTCAGCGCGCAACGCATGCAATCGAGTTTGTGGCTGGAAGCTGGAAGGTGGGCAAACTGGCTGACTACCCTGGCAAACCTTTCTCCACGGCCGCATCCGCTGTTGTGGGTGATGAGCTGTTGATCTTCGGTGGCATGAACTACGTTGAAGCTACCCAGCAGGTGGTGAACACGACCGAGGCATATGCTTTCTCGCCTGAAAAGAACGTCTGGCGCAGACTGAAGCCGCTGGTTATCGCGCGTCGTGGCATGTGTGCGGTGGCGTTGGATGAGGGGCTGGTGTATCTTGCTGGCGGTTACGCGGAGGAGTTTACGACCGATGCGTTCATCTATGATGCGAAGACGGACAGCTACCGGCCCGCGAAATCGCTGCCGTATGCCGCGATGGTGTCGCTGGTGAAGCACGATGGCTTTGTGTATTGCCTCGGCGGCGAGGACAAGAAGCAGTCGCGCACGGACAAGTTCTTCCGCATTCCGCTGGCGGAGCTAAAGTAG
- a CDS encoding SDR family oxidoreductase, with protein sequence MSAVLFSLQDKTILLTGGAGLYGRGLAAMLAQTGATIILAARDVVKLQFVADEETAKGHRVFAESLDQGDEASVLALHERVTAKFGALDGLVNNAVLRPMKGANGAAEQFAESMRVNATGIMLMHRHFGKTMAEAGRGSIVNIGSIQGMIGPSYELYTGTNMGDMPPDYFFHKGGMLNLTRFYAALYGPKSVRVNCLSPGGFFNNQPEPFLQRYCEHTMLNRMADDSDLGGSVIFLLSDASRYITGVNLPVDGGYTAK encoded by the coding sequence ATGTCTGCCGTCCTCTTCTCCCTCCAGGACAAAACCATCCTCCTCACTGGCGGTGCTGGGCTCTACGGCCGCGGTCTGGCCGCAATGCTGGCTCAAACGGGTGCCACGATCATCCTGGCGGCCCGCGACGTGGTAAAATTGCAATTCGTGGCCGATGAAGAAACCGCCAAAGGTCATCGCGTCTTCGCCGAATCACTCGATCAAGGCGATGAAGCCTCCGTTTTGGCCCTTCATGAAAGAGTAACAGCCAAATTCGGCGCTCTGGACGGCCTCGTGAACAACGCCGTGCTACGCCCGATGAAGGGCGCAAACGGAGCTGCGGAACAATTCGCCGAGTCCATGCGCGTGAACGCCACCGGCATCATGCTCATGCATCGCCACTTTGGCAAAACGATGGCCGAGGCCGGACGCGGCAGCATCGTGAACATCGGCAGCATCCAGGGCATGATCGGCCCCAGCTACGAACTCTACACCGGCACGAACATGGGCGATATGCCGCCCGATTATTTCTTCCACAAAGGCGGCATGCTGAACCTCACTCGTTTTTACGCCGCGCTTTACGGCCCGAAGAGCGTCCGAGTGAACTGCCTCTCCCCCGGCGGCTTCTTCAACAATCAGCCAGAACCATTCCTGCAACGCTACTGTGAGCACACCATGCTCAACCGCATGGCGGACGACTCCGATCTCGGCGGCTCCGTCATCTTCCTGCTCAGCGACGCCTCCCGCTACATCACCGGCGTCAATCTGCCCGTCGATGGCGGTTACACGGCGAAATAA
- a CDS encoding aldolase/citrate lyase family protein — MKLRPSRILRELRAGQNSTVIKLNMGDPRIVELAGLSGASSVWLCNEHVPNDWLNLEHQIRAAKLYDMDTIVRVSKGSYSDYIKPFECDATGIMVPHVTSADEARHVVDMVRTRPLGSKALDAGNMDGLFCQVPLADYAHHCNTEKFVILQIESPEALEVVDEIAAVPGFDMLLFGAGDFSHRIGKLGQATCPEVVAARKRVHAAAIKQGKYVAVASLFGQKDQLIEEGTRIFTLGADVIELGNAFHKIVKDFGGGSAAPSSDSVYQSK, encoded by the coding sequence ATGAAACTCCGCCCCTCCCGCATTCTCCGCGAACTCCGCGCCGGTCAAAACAGCACTGTCATCAAGCTCAACATGGGTGATCCCCGCATCGTCGAACTTGCAGGACTCTCCGGGGCCAGCAGCGTGTGGCTTTGCAATGAGCATGTGCCGAATGACTGGCTCAATCTGGAGCACCAGATCCGCGCGGCCAAGCTCTACGACATGGACACCATCGTCCGCGTCAGCAAAGGCAGCTACAGCGACTACATCAAGCCCTTCGAGTGCGACGCCACCGGCATCATGGTCCCGCACGTGACGAGCGCCGATGAAGCACGCCATGTGGTCGATATGGTCCGCACCCGCCCGCTTGGCAGCAAAGCCCTCGACGCCGGCAACATGGACGGCCTTTTCTGCCAGGTGCCGCTGGCTGATTACGCGCATCACTGCAACACCGAGAAGTTCGTCATCCTCCAAATCGAAAGTCCCGAGGCCCTCGAAGTCGTCGATGAAATCGCCGCCGTGCCCGGATTCGACATGCTGCTCTTCGGCGCGGGCGACTTCAGCCACCGCATCGGCAAACTCGGCCAGGCCACCTGCCCCGAAGTCGTCGCTGCTCGCAAACGCGTCCATGCCGCCGCCATCAAGCAAGGGAAGTATGTCGCTGTCGCCTCGCTCTTCGGTCAAAAGGACCAGCTCATCGAAGAAGGCACTCGCATCTTCACCCTCGGAGCCGATGTCATCGAACTCGGCAACGCCTTCCACAAAATAGTCAAAGACTTCGGCGGCGGGTCAGCGGCACCAAGCAGTGATTCTGTTTACCAATCCAAGTAA
- a CDS encoding Gfo/Idh/MocA family oxidoreductase, which produces MSGSSKELRLAMLGMIEGNGHPYSWSGIINGYNPVEMAKCPYPGISAYMDLQPLESVRIPSARVTHLWTDDRADAPKVAAASLIENIVTKPEDVIGHVDAVIVATDDGDDHILRVKPFIEAGLPVFVDKPMATNIADLRQFVRWHQAGATLLSTSGMRYAPEMRLSDEQLTQLGDLRWITSFTCKTWERYGIHALEAIEPLLGPGFLTVQAHSDSGGDVMHLTHRRGVRVTIGAIHDAYGSFGAVHLYGTKGQLPLRLTDTYNAFRSQLVAFIDMLQTGTRPLPFDETVELMAVIIAGRRSREQNGALIHIADILSELHS; this is translated from the coding sequence ATGAGCGGCAGCAGCAAAGAACTACGCCTCGCGATGCTGGGCATGATCGAAGGCAACGGCCATCCGTATTCATGGAGCGGCATCATCAATGGCTACAATCCGGTCGAGATGGCGAAGTGTCCCTACCCGGGCATTTCCGCCTACATGGACCTGCAGCCACTGGAGTCCGTGCGGATCCCCAGTGCACGAGTCACGCATCTCTGGACCGACGATCGCGCCGACGCACCGAAAGTCGCAGCGGCCAGCTTGATCGAAAACATCGTCACCAAACCCGAGGATGTAATTGGACACGTTGATGCCGTGATCGTTGCGACTGATGACGGCGATGACCACATACTCCGCGTGAAACCGTTCATCGAAGCCGGCCTGCCCGTCTTCGTGGACAAGCCCATGGCCACCAACATCGCCGATCTTCGCCAGTTCGTTCGCTGGCATCAGGCTGGCGCCACCCTGCTCTCCACCAGCGGCATGAGGTACGCACCGGAGATGCGTTTGAGCGATGAACAGCTCACCCAGCTCGGTGATCTGCGCTGGATCACCAGCTTCACCTGCAAAACATGGGAGCGTTACGGCATCCATGCCCTAGAAGCCATCGAACCGCTCCTAGGGCCCGGCTTTCTAACCGTACAGGCTCACAGCGACTCCGGCGGCGATGTCATGCACCTGACGCATCGCAGAGGCGTCCGCGTCACCATCGGCGCGATCCACGACGCTTACGGCAGCTTCGGAGCCGTGCATCTCTACGGCACGAAAGGGCAGCTCCCGCTGCGCCTCACCGACACCTACAACGCCTTCCGCTCTCAGCTCGTCGCCTTCATCGACATGCTCCAAACGGGCACGCGTCCCCTGCCCTTCGACGAAACCGTCGAACTCATGGCTGTCATCATCGCGGGACGCCGCAGCCGTGAGCAAAATGGCGCGCTCATTCACATCGCAGACATTCTTTCCGAACTTCACTCATGA
- a CDS encoding Gfo/Idh/MocA family oxidoreductase, whose protein sequence is MHSILIIGCGSIGERHLRCFQKTGRCKVSACDANAKLLTDVSQRYAVPAFASLQEALGAQRFDALVICTPAHTHLAIAREGAAHGAALLIEKPLSVTLDGIEETRSAIVHSGRFTAVAYVYHCFPWVAAARDFLLGGSLGAPLHASVASGQHFPTFRPAYREIYYTRHETGGGAIQDALTHLVNAMEWLIGPMTRVFCDASHQRLEGVTVEDTVNVTARHGNVLASYAMTQFQAPNETTLLIHCEHGSVKIESHAQRWGTMKLGDKDWTWHVTPPLERDELFIVQANAFLDGMEGKPCALSTFDEAVQTLRFNRTALESSTTGLPIDLP, encoded by the coding sequence ATGCATTCCATCCTGATCATCGGCTGCGGCAGCATTGGCGAGCGCCACTTGCGCTGTTTTCAAAAGACCGGCAGATGCAAGGTCAGTGCCTGTGATGCGAATGCCAAGCTGCTGACCGATGTCAGCCAGCGCTATGCTGTGCCAGCGTTTGCCAGTCTTCAGGAAGCCCTTGGCGCACAACGTTTCGATGCCTTGGTCATCTGCACGCCCGCACACACGCATCTCGCCATTGCGCGTGAAGGTGCGGCACACGGAGCCGCCTTGCTGATCGAAAAGCCGCTGTCTGTGACTTTGGATGGCATCGAGGAAACCCGGTCGGCTATCGTCCACAGCGGACGGTTCACCGCCGTGGCGTATGTCTATCACTGCTTCCCGTGGGTCGCGGCCGCTCGTGATTTTTTGCTTGGTGGCTCGTTGGGTGCCCCGCTGCATGCCAGCGTGGCTTCCGGACAGCATTTCCCCACGTTTCGTCCTGCGTATCGTGAAATCTACTACACCCGCCATGAAACTGGCGGTGGAGCTATTCAGGATGCCCTCACGCATCTCGTGAATGCCATGGAATGGCTCATCGGCCCGATGACGCGCGTGTTTTGCGATGCCTCGCACCAAAGACTCGAAGGCGTGACCGTCGAAGACACGGTCAATGTCACCGCGCGTCACGGGAACGTCCTCGCCAGCTATGCGATGACGCAATTTCAGGCCCCCAACGAAACAACGTTGCTCATCCACTGCGAACACGGCAGCGTGAAAATCGAATCCCATGCGCAGCGCTGGGGAACCATGAAACTTGGAGACAAAGACTGGACCTGGCACGTCACACCGCCGCTTGAGCGCGATGAACTCTTCATTGTCCAGGCCAATGCCTTCTTGGATGGCATGGAAGGCAAGCCGTGTGCTCTCAGCACCTTCGACGAAGCCGTGCAAACATTGCGCTTCAATCGAACCGCTCTCGAATCCTCCACCACCGGACTTCCCATCGACCTTCCATGA
- a CDS encoding DUF1592 domain-containing protein: MLRRLTFACIALPSLLTAAERGQEAYNQRILPLLQKFCYDCHGDGSDKGDFALDEYPEYSKLISDKVLWDHTRQQLVTHVMPPEKKDKPSLPERDEIVAWIDSTVFWFDPQKIDPGHITYRRLNRTEYNNTIRDALMVDMRPANEFPPDDTGYGYDNIGDVLTISPMLMEKYIRAAKAVAEKAMDTSDVERVDLELGAKKFWNQKGETKEWEGIRWFHSNADAATKFTVPASGTYELKFSVSATQAGPDAAKVALRVDDKELGTFDVTARYHGEKGPWQTIRQEVPLKGGEHKVVVRFLNDFSDPQNPDPEKRDRNLALDKIEIEGPDGLLPPRGSRLMQWLLDGKPAGLPAMKLSGEDFERGEGDSHRDTGAIQLASSGYVKHPLTIEKPGKYRLIVKAGAQQAGSEPAKFDVRLAGKNAGSFSITAKNQAPQWFKAEVDLPAGKHEIQVWFLNDFYDEKTQQDRNFWLHQFTVEGPVDQPAGIAATDAHPLIDKLGQRLFRRPLREDEKAKWRGLVDLGIKEGLQPMESLGYVLRGMLVSPAFLYRGSPQPVGDAQNGIALIDEYSLASRLSFFLWSAPPDDKLMQLAAKGELRKNLAAEVKRMIGDYRAWSLTEDFAGQWLQLRDIDLASPSERAFPDWKGGIAYAMKKESQTFVDHILRENRSVIEFLNADYTFLNDKLARYYGIDGVKGDKYQKVSLQGTPRGGILTQGSILTLTSNPTRTSPVKRGKYLLENILGTPPPPAPGGVPPLDEQQARRSNLTLRQQFAEHRNNASCAGCHAFLDPMGFAFENYDAIGRWRDQEKNQPIDASGSLVRGQTFQNLTDLRTILVRDMGDQFVKNLAENLLTYALGRGVEYSDKPTVEEILRKAKASGNRFQDIILAVCESVPFQKMRVNQAAE; this comes from the coding sequence ATGCTCCGACGCCTCACATTCGCGTGCATCGCCCTGCCGTCCCTGCTCACCGCCGCTGAACGCGGTCAGGAAGCCTACAACCAGCGCATCCTGCCGCTGCTGCAAAAATTCTGCTACGACTGCCACGGCGACGGTTCGGACAAAGGCGACTTCGCTTTGGACGAATACCCCGAATATTCCAAGCTGATCTCTGACAAGGTGCTGTGGGACCACACACGCCAACAGCTCGTCACGCATGTGATGCCGCCGGAGAAAAAGGACAAACCCTCGCTCCCAGAGCGCGATGAGATCGTCGCCTGGATCGACAGCACTGTGTTCTGGTTTGATCCACAGAAGATTGATCCCGGCCACATCACCTATCGCCGTCTCAACCGCACGGAATACAACAACACCATCCGTGACGCGCTCATGGTGGACATGCGCCCGGCGAATGAATTCCCACCCGACGACACGGGTTACGGCTACGATAACATCGGCGACGTCCTCACCATCTCACCGATGCTGATGGAGAAATACATCCGCGCCGCCAAAGCCGTGGCTGAAAAGGCCATGGACACCTCCGATGTCGAACGCGTCGATCTCGAGCTGGGAGCGAAAAAGTTCTGGAACCAGAAGGGCGAAACGAAGGAGTGGGAGGGCATCCGCTGGTTTCACAGCAATGCGGATGCCGCCACCAAATTCACCGTGCCCGCCAGCGGCACCTATGAGTTAAAGTTTAGCGTCTCCGCCACGCAGGCCGGGCCTGATGCGGCCAAAGTGGCGCTGCGTGTGGATGACAAGGAACTCGGCACTTTCGACGTGACCGCCCGTTACCACGGCGAAAAAGGCCCGTGGCAGACGATCCGCCAGGAAGTCCCGCTTAAAGGCGGTGAACACAAAGTCGTGGTACGGTTTTTGAATGATTTCAGCGATCCACAGAATCCCGATCCTGAAAAACGCGACCGCAACCTCGCCCTCGACAAAATCGAGATCGAAGGCCCCGACGGTCTGCTCCCACCGCGTGGTTCACGCCTCATGCAATGGCTGCTGGATGGCAAACCCGCCGGTCTGCCCGCCATGAAGCTGAGCGGAGAGGACTTCGAGCGTGGCGAAGGTGACTCCCATCGTGACACCGGTGCCATTCAACTCGCCAGCAGCGGATATGTGAAGCATCCCCTCACTATCGAGAAGCCGGGCAAATATCGCCTCATTGTCAAAGCTGGCGCTCAGCAGGCAGGAAGCGAACCGGCGAAGTTTGACGTGCGACTCGCTGGAAAAAACGCAGGCTCATTCTCCATCACCGCCAAGAATCAGGCTCCCCAGTGGTTCAAAGCAGAAGTCGATCTACCCGCTGGCAAACACGAGATTCAGGTGTGGTTCCTGAACGATTTCTATGACGAAAAAACGCAGCAGGACCGCAATTTCTGGCTGCACCAGTTCACAGTTGAAGGTCCGGTCGATCAGCCTGCGGGCATCGCCGCGACGGATGCTCACCCCTTGATCGACAAACTCGGTCAGCGCCTCTTCCGCCGTCCTTTGCGTGAGGATGAGAAGGCAAAGTGGCGTGGCCTCGTCGATCTAGGCATCAAGGAAGGCCTCCAGCCGATGGAATCACTCGGCTATGTGCTGCGCGGCATGCTGGTTTCTCCCGCCTTTCTCTATCGCGGCTCACCCCAGCCTGTGGGCGATGCGCAAAACGGCATCGCCTTGATTGATGAATACAGTCTCGCTTCGAGGCTCTCATTTTTCCTCTGGTCGGCCCCACCCGATGACAAGCTCATGCAACTCGCGGCCAAAGGCGAACTGCGCAAAAACCTTGCCGCCGAAGTGAAGCGCATGATTGGCGACTATCGCGCCTGGAGCCTTACTGAGGACTTCGCCGGCCAGTGGCTGCAACTCCGCGACATCGATCTCGCCTCCCCCAGCGAACGTGCCTTCCCAGATTGGAAAGGCGGCATCGCCTATGCGATGAAAAAGGAGTCACAAACATTCGTCGATCACATCCTGCGTGAGAATCGCAGCGTGATTGAGTTCCTGAATGCCGACTACACCTTCTTGAATGACAAACTCGCCCGCTACTACGGCATCGATGGCGTCAAAGGAGACAAATACCAAAAAGTCTCGCTGCAAGGCACGCCACGCGGCGGCATCCTCACGCAGGGCAGCATCCTCACGCTCACCTCCAACCCCACGCGCACCTCGCCGGTGAAGCGCGGCAAGTATCTGCTCGAAAACATCCTCGGCACCCCGCCGCCGCCTGCTCCGGGCGGCGTGCCACCGCTGGATGAACAACAGGCCCGCCGCTCCAATCTCACACTGCGCCAGCAGTTCGCCGAGCATCGCAACAACGCCTCCTGTGCTGGATGCCACGCCTTCCTCGATCCCATGGGATTCGCGTTTGAAAACTACGACGCCATCGGCCGCTGGCGTGATCAGGAGAAGAACCAGCCCATTGATGCCTCCGGCAGCCTCGTGCGTGGCCAGACCTTCCAAAACCTCACCGATCTGCGCACCATCCTCGTGCGAGACATGGGTGACCAGTTTGTCAAAAACCTCGCGGAGAACCTCCTGACCTATGCCTTGGGCCGCGGTGTCGAATACTCGGACAAACCAACGGTTGAAGAGATTCTGCGCAAGGCGAAGGCCTCCGGCAATCGCTTCCAGGACATCATCCTCGCTGTTTGTGAAAGCGTGCCGTTTCAAAAGATGCGCGTCAATCAAGCCGCCGAGTGA
- a CDS encoding FKBP-type peptidyl-prolyl cis-trans isomerase — protein MSQSALELGKAFLTENARKPGITTTASGLQYEVLHEGTGPSPKAKDTVVVNYRGTLLNGVEFDSSYLAGREPAEFPLKRVIKGWTEGLQLMQEGAKFRFFIPAELAYGKRGAGIDIGPNETLIFEVELLKVWED, from the coding sequence ATGTCCCAATCTGCTCTCGAACTCGGCAAAGCCTTCCTCACTGAAAACGCCCGCAAACCGGGCATCACCACCACCGCCAGCGGCCTGCAATATGAGGTTTTGCACGAAGGCACCGGCCCAAGCCCGAAGGCGAAGGACACCGTGGTGGTGAATTATCGCGGCACTTTGCTCAATGGCGTGGAGTTTGACAGCTCCTATCTCGCGGGGCGCGAACCGGCGGAGTTTCCGCTGAAGCGTGTGATCAAAGGCTGGACCGAGGGACTGCAGCTCATGCAGGAAGGAGCAAAATTCCGCTTCTTCATCCCGGCAGAGCTTGCGTATGGCAAGCGCGGCGCTGGGATCGACATCGGCCCGAATGAGACGCTCATCTTTGAGGTGGAACTGCTGAAAGTCTGGGAGGACTAG
- a CDS encoding SDR family NAD(P)-dependent oxidoreductase, giving the protein MNQIDLKDRVAIITGGARGIGYAIAERLLQSGAHVCLWDMDASALDAAKGELSALGKVHTATVDVTSLASVEAGAASTIGAFGKIDILVNNAGIAGTNAKTWETDPADWQRVMAINLNGPFHCCHAVVPHMLKNGYGRIVNIASIAGKEGNPNAAHYSASKAGVVALTKSLGKELATSNIIVNAVTPAVIETDILKQLTQQHIDYMLSKIPMNRFGKREEAAALVAWLSSEDCSFTTGAVFDLSGGRATY; this is encoded by the coding sequence ATGAATCAAATCGACCTTAAAGACAGAGTTGCCATCATCACCGGCGGTGCGCGTGGCATCGGCTATGCCATCGCGGAACGACTGCTTCAATCCGGCGCTCATGTCTGCCTGTGGGACATGGATGCTTCGGCGCTGGATGCTGCCAAAGGCGAACTCTCCGCTCTCGGCAAAGTTCATACCGCCACCGTGGATGTGACGAGCCTGGCATCGGTCGAAGCCGGAGCAGCTTCCACCATTGGAGCTTTTGGCAAGATCGACATCCTCGTGAACAACGCTGGCATCGCCGGGACGAACGCGAAGACTTGGGAAACCGACCCGGCCGACTGGCAGCGTGTGATGGCGATCAATCTGAACGGTCCGTTCCATTGCTGCCATGCCGTAGTGCCGCACATGCTCAAGAACGGCTACGGCCGCATCGTGAACATCGCCTCCATCGCCGGCAAAGAAGGCAATCCGAACGCGGCGCACTACAGCGCCTCGAAGGCGGGTGTCGTTGCTTTGACTAAGTCGCTGGGCAAAGAACTCGCGACCAGCAACATCATCGTTAATGCCGTCACGCCTGCGGTGATCGAGACCGACATTCTGAAGCAGCTCACGCAGCAGCACATCGACTACATGCTCTCGAAGATTCCGATGAACCGCTTTGGCAAGAGGGAAGAAGCTGCGGCGCTCGTTGCGTGGCTGAGTTCCGAGGATTGCTCGTTCACCACCGGCGCGGTCTTTGATTTGTCCGGTGGCAGAGCGACCTACTGA